Proteins co-encoded in one Acipenser ruthenus chromosome 3, fAciRut3.2 maternal haplotype, whole genome shotgun sequence genomic window:
- the si:ch211-257p13.3 gene encoding kinesin-like protein KIFC3 isoform X1, which translates to MYAFYSLLVYILYTLFKRKGPIEDETGSQLEEGASAQVRDSGPGSVSIETMSRRGRDGPHLSVREGVCTGLTDSDSSSSDSEGLCLSEEDDDGDEHLLGDATSPLAEFLSFKQEAVGGRHKEALHGKVQQAMDSPLLSVMSHLLTFLERYSHMQRLQQRAQEYRSQLRVLETQRRKRIKELRAAYRQKLRDKMSVIGNLEGVISEQQSLLEKIQTGGGSLYPQYPVPVLSPLSPHAQGGIHQLVESISSLQRERNTLLDELASLRQEVEQRGSEKQKLASDFQQQIQDLKQSIEEREDELIRLRTETGVTDSEKRILHLTAENESLKQSLSVTQRLLQQLSSIPSQSNTALIKENESLRTRVLQLETSLHLRAEQLSQLERENEQTEWRKREELRRLDDRIQGLQLELEKEKGKEPEIQYISKTVEVESPGTLRSLVKAEERNKQFAEQLSDQSKRCSHLEEQLRGSEEIAAGLRHKIVEYESEIGKLREDLLKEITHLEATKDEAVKEAAECSEQHLDQLREQFTGVQSHLVALQPALRSMKSNYNSLRSQVCNFSQFYEVAVTEAKRQICSVVSEVSEANRDLLEKYRKEVALRRKYHEQLMELKGNIRVLCRVKPVTAEDQQEGSHATVVTTDLDNDSVVTMLHKGRDRTFELDKVFQPQATQEEVFQEIESLVTSCIDGYNVCIFAYGQTGSGKTYTMEGSVENPGINQRALKALFSEIEDRKGIWSYLITVSLVEIYNEVLRDLLSKDPSEKLEIKINPDGSGQLHVPGLRVIEVKSFQHIKKILALGQRNRITHGTKMNQHSSRSHALLTITVTGTDLTSEARTTGKLNLVDLAGSERVWKSGAEGDRLKEAQNINRSLLALGDVIQALRAKQTHVPFRNSRLTYLLQDSLGKGNKTVMVVQISSLESNVGETMCSLKFAQRVCKVELGPASRKIESPGSSDFFS; encoded by the exons GCAGCAGCTCTGACAGTGAAGGACTCTGTCTAAGTGAGGaagatgatgatggtgatgaacACTTGCTTGGAGATGCTACCTCCCCTCTTGCTGAGTTCCTGTCCTTCAAACAGGAAGCTGTTGGGGGAAGGCATAAGGAGGCTCTCCATGGAAAGGTACAGCAG GCCATGGACTCGCCTCTCCTGTCTGTCATGTCACACCTGCTCACATTCCTGGAGCGCTACTCTCACATGCAGCGTCTTCAGCAGCGAGCCCAAGAGTACCGCAGCCAACTGCGAGTGCTCGAGACGCAGCGCAGGAAACGAATCAAAGAGCTGAGAGCCGCATACCGGCAGAAACTGAGAGACAAAATGAGTGTGATTGGCAACTTAGAAGGAGTCATCAGTGAGCAGCAGAGCCTATTGGAGAAGATTCAGACCGGCG GTGGCAGCCTGTACCCCCAGTACCCTGTGCCTGTCTTGTCCCCCCTCAGCCCCCATGCTCAGGGGGGGATTCACCAGCTGGTGGAGTCCATCTCCTCTCTGCAGCGGGAGAGGAACACGCTGCTGGACGAGCTGGCGTCACTCAGGCAGGAGGTGGAGCAGAGGGGCTCTGAGAAACAGAAGCTCGCTTCTGACTTCCAACAGCAG ATTCAAGATCTGAAGCAGAGTATCGAGGAGCGAGAAGATGAGTTGATTCGGCTTAGAACAGAGACG gGAGTGACAGACTCTGAGAAGAGGATCCTCCACCTGACAGCGGAGAACGAGAGTCTGAAGCAGAGCCTGAGTGTCACCCAGAGACTCCTGCAGCAGCTATCTAGCATCCCTTCACAGTCCAACACAGCCCTCATCAAG GAGAACGAGTCATTGAGGACCAGGGTTCTCCAGCTGGAGACCTCCTTGCATCTCCGAGCTGAGCAGCTGTCTCAACTGGAGAGAGAGAACGAGCAGACAGAGTGGAGGAAGAGAGAAGAGCTGAGGCGACTCGATGACAGGATACAGGGTCTGCAGCTGGAACTGGAAAAGGAGAAGGGCAAAGAACCAGAGATACAG tacatttctaaaactgtGGAGGTGGAGTCTCCTGGAACTCTCAGATCACTGGTTAAGGCCGAGGAGAGAAACAAGCAATTCGCTGAGCAGCTTTCGGACCAGAGCAAGAGGTGCAGTCACTTGGAGGAGCAGCTCAGGGGGTCAGAGGAAATAGCTGCTGGCCTGAGGCACAAG ATTGTGGAGTATGAGTCGGAGATTGGGAAACTGAGAGAGGACCTGCTAAAGGAGATCACTCACCTGGAGGCCACGAAGGATGAGGCAGTGAAAGAGGCAGCAGAGTGCTCCGAGCAGCACCTGGACCAGCTCCGTGAGCAATTCACAG GAGTGCAGAGTCACCTGGTAGCCCTCCAACCTGCCCTTAGGTCAATGAAGAGCAACTACAACAGTCTGCGGAGCCAAGTGTGCAACTTCTCACAGTTCTATGAGGTGGCTGTGACCGAGGCCAAGAGACAG ATTTGCTCTGTTGTCAGCGAAGTCTCTGAGGCCAATCGGGATCTCCTGGAAAAGTATAGAAAGGAAGTGGCCCTGCGCAGGAAGTACCACGAGCAGCTGATGGAGCTCAAAg GTAATATCCGTGTCCTGTGTCGTGTGAAGCCTGTCACGGCTGAGGATCAGCAGGAGGGAAGCCACGCCACAGTGGTGACAACAGACCTTGACAATGATTCAGTTGTCACCATGCTGCATAAGGGGCGGGACCGAACATTTGAGCTCGACAAGGTCTTCCAGCCCCAGGCCACACAGGAAGAG GTGTTCCAGGAGATTGAATCCTTGGTGACTTCCTGCATTGATGGCTACAATGTGTGCATCTTTGCTTATGGGCAGACCGGCTCAGGAAAGACCTACACCATGGAG GGCAGCGTAGAGAACCCTGGGATTAACCAGCGTGCTTTGAAGGCTCTGTTCAGTGAGATCGAGGACCGGAAGGGCATTTGGAGCTACCTCATCACAGTCAGCTTAGTGGAGATCTACAATGAAGTG CTCAGGGATCTCCTCAGTAAGGATCCCAGTGAGAAGTTGGAAATCAAGATAAATCCTGATGGGAGTGGGCAGCTGCATGTCCCGGGGCTGAGGGTCATCGAGGTGAAGAGCTTTCAGCACATCAAGAAG ATTCTGGCTCTGGGCCAAAGGAACCGGATCACTCATGGCACCAAGATGAACCAGCACAGCTCCCGCTCACACGCTCTGCTCACCATCACCGTGACTGGCACTGACCTCACCAGCGAAGCCAGGACTACTG GGAAGCTGAACTTGGTGGACCTGGCTGGTTCAGAGCGTGTGTGGAAGTCAGGGGCAGAGGGAGATAGGCTGAAGGAAGCTCAGAACATTAACCGCTCCCTGCTGGCTCTTGGGGATGTTATCCAGGCACTGAGAGCCAAGCAGACACACGTCCCCTTCCGAAACTCCAGACTCACCTACCTGCTCCAGGACTCGCTTGGCAAGGGCAATAAGACAGTGATGGTGGTGCAG ATCTCCTCACTGGAGTCGAATGTGGGTGAGACGATGTGCTCCCTGAAGTTTGCACAGAGAGTCTGTAAAGTGGAGCTCGGCCCAGCGTCACGGAAAATAGAGTCTCCCGGCAGCTCAGACTTTTTCTCTTAG
- the si:ch211-257p13.3 gene encoding kinesin-like protein KIFC3 isoform X4, protein MYAFYSLLVYILYTLFKRKGPIEDETGSQLEEGASAQVRDSGPGSVSIETMSRRGRDGPHLSVREGVCTGLTDSDSSSSDSEGLCLSEEDDDGDEHLLGDATSPLAEFLSFKQEAVGGRHKEALHGKVQQAMDSPLLSVMSHLLTFLERYSHMQRLQQRAQEYRSQLRVLETQRRKRIKELRAAYRQKLRDKMSVIGNLEGVISEQQSLLEKIQTGGGSLYPQYPVPVLSPLSPHAQGGIHQLVESISSLQRERNTLLDELASLRQEVEQRGSEKQKLASDFQQQIQDLKQSIEEREDELIRLRTETGVTDSEKRILHLTAENESLKQSLSVTQRLLQQLSSIPSQSNTALIKENESLRTRVLQLETSLHLRAEQLSQLERENEQTEWRKREELRRLDDRIQGLQLELEKEKGKEPEIQYISKTVEVESPGTLRSLVKAEERNKQFAEQLSDQSKRCSHLEEQLRGSEEIAAGLRHKIVEYESEIGKLREDLLKEITHLEATKDEAVKEAAECSEQHLDQLREQFTGVQSHLVALQPALRSMKSNYNSLRSQVCNFSQFYEVAVTEAKRQICSVVSEVSEANRDLLEKYRKEVALRRKYHEQLMELKGNIRVLCRVKPVTAEDQQEGSHATVVTTDLDNDSVVTMLHKGRDRTFELDKVFQPQATQEEVFQEIESLVTSCIDGYNVCIFAYGQTGSGKTYTMEGSVENPGINQRALKALFSEIEDRKGIWSYLITVSLVEIYNEVLRDLLSKDPSEKLEIKINPDGSGQLHVPGLRVIEVKSFQHIKKILALGQRNRITHGTKMNQHSSRSHALLTITVTGTDLTSEARTTGKLNLVDLAGSERVWKSGAEGDRLKEAQNINRSLLALGDVIQALRAKQTHVPFRNSRLTYLLQDSLGKGNKTVMVVQISSLESNVGETMCSLKFAQRVCKVELGPASRKIESPGSSDFFS, encoded by the exons GCAGCAGCTCTGACAGTGAAGGACTCTGTCTAAGTGAGGaagatgatgatggtgatgaacACTTGCTTGGAGATGCTACCTCCCCTCTTGCTGAGTTCCTGTCCTTCAAACAGGAAGCTGTTGGGGGAAGGCATAAGGAGGCTCTCCATGGAAAGGTACAGCAG GCCATGGACTCGCCTCTCCTGTCTGTCATGTCACACCTGCTCACATTCCTGGAGCGCTACTCTCACATGCAGCGTCTTCAGCAGCGAGCCCAAGAGTACCGCAGCCAACTGCGAGTGCTCGAGACGCAGCGCAGGAAACGAATCAAAGAGCTGAGAGCCGCATACCGGCAGAAACTGAGAGACAAAATGAGTGTGATTGGCAACTTAGAAGGAGTCATCAGTGAGCAGCAGAGCCTATTGGAGAAGATTCAGACCGGCG GTGGCAGCCTGTACCCCCAGTACCCTGTGCCTGTCTTGTCCCCCCTCAGCCCCCATGCTCAGGGGGGGATTCACCAGCTGGTGGAGTCCATCTCCTCTCTGCAGCGGGAGAGGAACACGCTGCTGGACGAGCTGGCGTCACTCAGGCAGGAGGTGGAGCAGAGGGGCTCTGAGAAACAGAAGCTCGCTTCTGACTTCCAACAGCAG ATTCAAGATCTGAAGCAGAGTATCGAGGAGCGAGAAGATGAGTTGATTCGGCTTAGAACAGAGACG gGAGTGACAGACTCTGAGAAGAGGATCCTCCACCTGACAGCGGAGAACGAGAGTCTGAAGCAGAGCCTGAGTGTCACCCAGAGACTCCTGCAGCAGCTATCTAGCATCCCTTCACAGTCCAACACAGCCCTCATCAAG GAGAACGAGTCATTGAGGACCAGGGTTCTCCAGCTGGAGACCTCCTTGCATCTCCGAGCTGAGCAGCTGTCTCAACTGGAGAGAGAGAACGAGCAGACAGAGTGGAGGAAGAGAGAAGAGCTGAGGCGACTCGATGACAGGATACAGGGTCTGCAGCTGGAACTGGAAAAGGAGAAGGGCAAAGAACCAGAGATACAG tacatttctaaaactgtGGAGGTGGAGTCTCCTGGAACTCTCAGATCACTGGTTAAGGCCGAGGAGAGAAACAAGCAATTCGCTGAGCAGCTTTCGGACCAGAGCAAGAGGTGCAGTCACTTGGAGGAGCAGCTCAGGGGGTCAGAGGAAATAGCTGCTGGCCTGAGGCACAAG ATTGTGGAGTATGAGTCGGAGATTGGGAAACTGAGAGAGGACCTGCTAAAGGAGATCACTCACCTGGAGGCCACGAAGGATGAGGCAGTGAAAGAGGCAGCAGAGTGCTCCGAGCAGCACCTGGACCAGCTCCGTGAGCAATTCACAG GAGTGCAGAGTCACCTGGTAGCCCTCCAACCTGCCCTTAGGTCAATGAAGAGCAACTACAACAGTCTGCGGAGCCAAGTGTGCAACTTCTCACAGTTCTATGAGGTGGCTGTGACCGAGGCCAAGAGACAG ATTTGCTCTGTTGTCAGCGAAGTCTCTGAGGCCAATCGGGATCTCCTGGAAAAGTATAGAAAGGAAGTGGCCCTGCGCAGGAAGTACCACGAGCAGCTGATGGAGCTCAAAg GTAATATCCGTGTCCTGTGTCGTGTGAAGCCTGTCACGGCTGAGGATCAGCAGGAGGGAAGCCACGCCACAGTGGTGACAACAGACCTTGACAATGATTCAGTTGTCACCATGCTGCATAAGGGGCGGGACCGAACATTTGAGCTCGACAAGGTCTTCCAGCCCCAGGCCACACAGGAAGAG GTGTTCCAGGAGATTGAATCCTTGGTGACTTCCTGCATTGATGGCTACAATGTGTGCATCTTTGCTTATGGGCAGACCGGCTCAGGAAAGACCTACACCATGGAG GGCAGCGTAGAGAACCCTGGGATTAACCAGCGTGCTTTGAAGGCTCTGTTCAGTGAGATCGAGGACCGGAAGGGCATTTGGAGCTACCTCATCACAGTCAGCTTAGTGGAGATCTACAATGAAGTGCTCAG GGATCTCCTCAGTAAGGATCCCAGTGAGAAGTTGGAAATCAAGATAAATCCTGATGGGAGTGGGCAGCTGCATGTCCCGGGGCTGAGGGTCATCGAGGTGAAGAGCTTTCAGCACATCAAGAAG ATTCTGGCTCTGGGCCAAAGGAACCGGATCACTCATGGCACCAAGATGAACCAGCACAGCTCCCGCTCACACGCTCTGCTCACCATCACCGTGACTGGCACTGACCTCACCAGCGAAGCCAGGACTACTG GGAAGCTGAACTTGGTGGACCTGGCTGGTTCAGAGCGTGTGTGGAAGTCAGGGGCAGAGGGAGATAGGCTGAAGGAAGCTCAGAACATTAACCGCTCCCTGCTGGCTCTTGGGGATGTTATCCAGGCACTGAGAGCCAAGCAGACACACGTCCCCTTCCGAAACTCCAGACTCACCTACCTGCTCCAGGACTCGCTTGGCAAGGGCAATAAGACAGTGATGGTGGTGCAG ATCTCCTCACTGGAGTCGAATGTGGGTGAGACGATGTGCTCCCTGAAGTTTGCACAGAGAGTCTGTAAAGTGGAGCTCGGCCCAGCGTCACGGAAAATAGAGTCTCCCGGCAGCTCAGACTTTTTCTCTTAG
- the si:ch211-257p13.3 gene encoding kinesin-like protein KIFC3 isoform X3: protein MYAFYSLLVYILYTLFKRKGPIEDETGSQLEEGASAQGPGSVSIETMSRRGRDGPHLSVREGVCTGLTDSDSSSSDSEGLCLSEEDDDGDEHLLGDATSPLAEFLSFKQEAVGGRHKEALHGKVQQAMDSPLLSVMSHLLTFLERYSHMQRLQQRAQEYRSQLRVLETQRRKRIKELRAAYRQKLRDKMSVIGNLEGVISEQQSLLEKIQTGGGSLYPQYPVPVLSPLSPHAQGGIHQLVESISSLQRERNTLLDELASLRQEVEQRGSEKQKLASDFQQQIQDLKQSIEEREDELIRLRTETGVTDSEKRILHLTAENESLKQSLSVTQRLLQQLSSIPSQSNTALIKENESLRTRVLQLETSLHLRAEQLSQLERENEQTEWRKREELRRLDDRIQGLQLELEKEKGKEPEIQYISKTVEVESPGTLRSLVKAEERNKQFAEQLSDQSKRCSHLEEQLRGSEEIAAGLRHKIVEYESEIGKLREDLLKEITHLEATKDEAVKEAAECSEQHLDQLREQFTGVQSHLVALQPALRSMKSNYNSLRSQVCNFSQFYEVAVTEAKRQICSVVSEVSEANRDLLEKYRKEVALRRKYHEQLMELKGNIRVLCRVKPVTAEDQQEGSHATVVTTDLDNDSVVTMLHKGRDRTFELDKVFQPQATQEEVFQEIESLVTSCIDGYNVCIFAYGQTGSGKTYTMEGSVENPGINQRALKALFSEIEDRKGIWSYLITVSLVEIYNEVLRDLLSKDPSEKLEIKINPDGSGQLHVPGLRVIEVKSFQHIKKILALGQRNRITHGTKMNQHSSRSHALLTITVTGTDLTSEARTTGKLNLVDLAGSERVWKSGAEGDRLKEAQNINRSLLALGDVIQALRAKQTHVPFRNSRLTYLLQDSLGKGNKTVMVVQISSLESNVGETMCSLKFAQRVCKVELGPASRKIESPGSSDFFS, encoded by the exons GCAGCAGCTCTGACAGTGAAGGACTCTGTCTAAGTGAGGaagatgatgatggtgatgaacACTTGCTTGGAGATGCTACCTCCCCTCTTGCTGAGTTCCTGTCCTTCAAACAGGAAGCTGTTGGGGGAAGGCATAAGGAGGCTCTCCATGGAAAGGTACAGCAG GCCATGGACTCGCCTCTCCTGTCTGTCATGTCACACCTGCTCACATTCCTGGAGCGCTACTCTCACATGCAGCGTCTTCAGCAGCGAGCCCAAGAGTACCGCAGCCAACTGCGAGTGCTCGAGACGCAGCGCAGGAAACGAATCAAAGAGCTGAGAGCCGCATACCGGCAGAAACTGAGAGACAAAATGAGTGTGATTGGCAACTTAGAAGGAGTCATCAGTGAGCAGCAGAGCCTATTGGAGAAGATTCAGACCGGCG GTGGCAGCCTGTACCCCCAGTACCCTGTGCCTGTCTTGTCCCCCCTCAGCCCCCATGCTCAGGGGGGGATTCACCAGCTGGTGGAGTCCATCTCCTCTCTGCAGCGGGAGAGGAACACGCTGCTGGACGAGCTGGCGTCACTCAGGCAGGAGGTGGAGCAGAGGGGCTCTGAGAAACAGAAGCTCGCTTCTGACTTCCAACAGCAG ATTCAAGATCTGAAGCAGAGTATCGAGGAGCGAGAAGATGAGTTGATTCGGCTTAGAACAGAGACG gGAGTGACAGACTCTGAGAAGAGGATCCTCCACCTGACAGCGGAGAACGAGAGTCTGAAGCAGAGCCTGAGTGTCACCCAGAGACTCCTGCAGCAGCTATCTAGCATCCCTTCACAGTCCAACACAGCCCTCATCAAG GAGAACGAGTCATTGAGGACCAGGGTTCTCCAGCTGGAGACCTCCTTGCATCTCCGAGCTGAGCAGCTGTCTCAACTGGAGAGAGAGAACGAGCAGACAGAGTGGAGGAAGAGAGAAGAGCTGAGGCGACTCGATGACAGGATACAGGGTCTGCAGCTGGAACTGGAAAAGGAGAAGGGCAAAGAACCAGAGATACAG tacatttctaaaactgtGGAGGTGGAGTCTCCTGGAACTCTCAGATCACTGGTTAAGGCCGAGGAGAGAAACAAGCAATTCGCTGAGCAGCTTTCGGACCAGAGCAAGAGGTGCAGTCACTTGGAGGAGCAGCTCAGGGGGTCAGAGGAAATAGCTGCTGGCCTGAGGCACAAG ATTGTGGAGTATGAGTCGGAGATTGGGAAACTGAGAGAGGACCTGCTAAAGGAGATCACTCACCTGGAGGCCACGAAGGATGAGGCAGTGAAAGAGGCAGCAGAGTGCTCCGAGCAGCACCTGGACCAGCTCCGTGAGCAATTCACAG GAGTGCAGAGTCACCTGGTAGCCCTCCAACCTGCCCTTAGGTCAATGAAGAGCAACTACAACAGTCTGCGGAGCCAAGTGTGCAACTTCTCACAGTTCTATGAGGTGGCTGTGACCGAGGCCAAGAGACAG ATTTGCTCTGTTGTCAGCGAAGTCTCTGAGGCCAATCGGGATCTCCTGGAAAAGTATAGAAAGGAAGTGGCCCTGCGCAGGAAGTACCACGAGCAGCTGATGGAGCTCAAAg GTAATATCCGTGTCCTGTGTCGTGTGAAGCCTGTCACGGCTGAGGATCAGCAGGAGGGAAGCCACGCCACAGTGGTGACAACAGACCTTGACAATGATTCAGTTGTCACCATGCTGCATAAGGGGCGGGACCGAACATTTGAGCTCGACAAGGTCTTCCAGCCCCAGGCCACACAGGAAGAG GTGTTCCAGGAGATTGAATCCTTGGTGACTTCCTGCATTGATGGCTACAATGTGTGCATCTTTGCTTATGGGCAGACCGGCTCAGGAAAGACCTACACCATGGAG GGCAGCGTAGAGAACCCTGGGATTAACCAGCGTGCTTTGAAGGCTCTGTTCAGTGAGATCGAGGACCGGAAGGGCATTTGGAGCTACCTCATCACAGTCAGCTTAGTGGAGATCTACAATGAAGTG CTCAGGGATCTCCTCAGTAAGGATCCCAGTGAGAAGTTGGAAATCAAGATAAATCCTGATGGGAGTGGGCAGCTGCATGTCCCGGGGCTGAGGGTCATCGAGGTGAAGAGCTTTCAGCACATCAAGAAG ATTCTGGCTCTGGGCCAAAGGAACCGGATCACTCATGGCACCAAGATGAACCAGCACAGCTCCCGCTCACACGCTCTGCTCACCATCACCGTGACTGGCACTGACCTCACCAGCGAAGCCAGGACTACTG GGAAGCTGAACTTGGTGGACCTGGCTGGTTCAGAGCGTGTGTGGAAGTCAGGGGCAGAGGGAGATAGGCTGAAGGAAGCTCAGAACATTAACCGCTCCCTGCTGGCTCTTGGGGATGTTATCCAGGCACTGAGAGCCAAGCAGACACACGTCCCCTTCCGAAACTCCAGACTCACCTACCTGCTCCAGGACTCGCTTGGCAAGGGCAATAAGACAGTGATGGTGGTGCAG ATCTCCTCACTGGAGTCGAATGTGGGTGAGACGATGTGCTCCCTGAAGTTTGCACAGAGAGTCTGTAAAGTGGAGCTCGGCCCAGCGTCACGGAAAATAGAGTCTCCCGGCAGCTCAGACTTTTTCTCTTAG
- the si:ch211-257p13.3 gene encoding kinesin-like protein KIFC3 isoform X2, with the protein MYAFYSLLVYILYTLFKRKGPIEDETGSQLEEGASAQVRDSGPGSVSIETMSRRGRDGPHLSVREGVCTGLTDSDSSSSDSEGLCLSEEDDDGDEHLLGDATSPLAEFLSFKQEAVGGRHKEALHGKAMDSPLLSVMSHLLTFLERYSHMQRLQQRAQEYRSQLRVLETQRRKRIKELRAAYRQKLRDKMSVIGNLEGVISEQQSLLEKIQTGGGSLYPQYPVPVLSPLSPHAQGGIHQLVESISSLQRERNTLLDELASLRQEVEQRGSEKQKLASDFQQQIQDLKQSIEEREDELIRLRTETGVTDSEKRILHLTAENESLKQSLSVTQRLLQQLSSIPSQSNTALIKENESLRTRVLQLETSLHLRAEQLSQLERENEQTEWRKREELRRLDDRIQGLQLELEKEKGKEPEIQYISKTVEVESPGTLRSLVKAEERNKQFAEQLSDQSKRCSHLEEQLRGSEEIAAGLRHKIVEYESEIGKLREDLLKEITHLEATKDEAVKEAAECSEQHLDQLREQFTGVQSHLVALQPALRSMKSNYNSLRSQVCNFSQFYEVAVTEAKRQICSVVSEVSEANRDLLEKYRKEVALRRKYHEQLMELKGNIRVLCRVKPVTAEDQQEGSHATVVTTDLDNDSVVTMLHKGRDRTFELDKVFQPQATQEEVFQEIESLVTSCIDGYNVCIFAYGQTGSGKTYTMEGSVENPGINQRALKALFSEIEDRKGIWSYLITVSLVEIYNEVLRDLLSKDPSEKLEIKINPDGSGQLHVPGLRVIEVKSFQHIKKILALGQRNRITHGTKMNQHSSRSHALLTITVTGTDLTSEARTTGKLNLVDLAGSERVWKSGAEGDRLKEAQNINRSLLALGDVIQALRAKQTHVPFRNSRLTYLLQDSLGKGNKTVMVVQISSLESNVGETMCSLKFAQRVCKVELGPASRKIESPGSSDFFS; encoded by the exons GCAGCAGCTCTGACAGTGAAGGACTCTGTCTAAGTGAGGaagatgatgatggtgatgaacACTTGCTTGGAGATGCTACCTCCCCTCTTGCTGAGTTCCTGTCCTTCAAACAGGAAGCTGTTGGGGGAAGGCATAAGGAGGCTCTCCATGGAAAG GCCATGGACTCGCCTCTCCTGTCTGTCATGTCACACCTGCTCACATTCCTGGAGCGCTACTCTCACATGCAGCGTCTTCAGCAGCGAGCCCAAGAGTACCGCAGCCAACTGCGAGTGCTCGAGACGCAGCGCAGGAAACGAATCAAAGAGCTGAGAGCCGCATACCGGCAGAAACTGAGAGACAAAATGAGTGTGATTGGCAACTTAGAAGGAGTCATCAGTGAGCAGCAGAGCCTATTGGAGAAGATTCAGACCGGCG GTGGCAGCCTGTACCCCCAGTACCCTGTGCCTGTCTTGTCCCCCCTCAGCCCCCATGCTCAGGGGGGGATTCACCAGCTGGTGGAGTCCATCTCCTCTCTGCAGCGGGAGAGGAACACGCTGCTGGACGAGCTGGCGTCACTCAGGCAGGAGGTGGAGCAGAGGGGCTCTGAGAAACAGAAGCTCGCTTCTGACTTCCAACAGCAG ATTCAAGATCTGAAGCAGAGTATCGAGGAGCGAGAAGATGAGTTGATTCGGCTTAGAACAGAGACG gGAGTGACAGACTCTGAGAAGAGGATCCTCCACCTGACAGCGGAGAACGAGAGTCTGAAGCAGAGCCTGAGTGTCACCCAGAGACTCCTGCAGCAGCTATCTAGCATCCCTTCACAGTCCAACACAGCCCTCATCAAG GAGAACGAGTCATTGAGGACCAGGGTTCTCCAGCTGGAGACCTCCTTGCATCTCCGAGCTGAGCAGCTGTCTCAACTGGAGAGAGAGAACGAGCAGACAGAGTGGAGGAAGAGAGAAGAGCTGAGGCGACTCGATGACAGGATACAGGGTCTGCAGCTGGAACTGGAAAAGGAGAAGGGCAAAGAACCAGAGATACAG tacatttctaaaactgtGGAGGTGGAGTCTCCTGGAACTCTCAGATCACTGGTTAAGGCCGAGGAGAGAAACAAGCAATTCGCTGAGCAGCTTTCGGACCAGAGCAAGAGGTGCAGTCACTTGGAGGAGCAGCTCAGGGGGTCAGAGGAAATAGCTGCTGGCCTGAGGCACAAG ATTGTGGAGTATGAGTCGGAGATTGGGAAACTGAGAGAGGACCTGCTAAAGGAGATCACTCACCTGGAGGCCACGAAGGATGAGGCAGTGAAAGAGGCAGCAGAGTGCTCCGAGCAGCACCTGGACCAGCTCCGTGAGCAATTCACAG GAGTGCAGAGTCACCTGGTAGCCCTCCAACCTGCCCTTAGGTCAATGAAGAGCAACTACAACAGTCTGCGGAGCCAAGTGTGCAACTTCTCACAGTTCTATGAGGTGGCTGTGACCGAGGCCAAGAGACAG ATTTGCTCTGTTGTCAGCGAAGTCTCTGAGGCCAATCGGGATCTCCTGGAAAAGTATAGAAAGGAAGTGGCCCTGCGCAGGAAGTACCACGAGCAGCTGATGGAGCTCAAAg GTAATATCCGTGTCCTGTGTCGTGTGAAGCCTGTCACGGCTGAGGATCAGCAGGAGGGAAGCCACGCCACAGTGGTGACAACAGACCTTGACAATGATTCAGTTGTCACCATGCTGCATAAGGGGCGGGACCGAACATTTGAGCTCGACAAGGTCTTCCAGCCCCAGGCCACACAGGAAGAG GTGTTCCAGGAGATTGAATCCTTGGTGACTTCCTGCATTGATGGCTACAATGTGTGCATCTTTGCTTATGGGCAGACCGGCTCAGGAAAGACCTACACCATGGAG GGCAGCGTAGAGAACCCTGGGATTAACCAGCGTGCTTTGAAGGCTCTGTTCAGTGAGATCGAGGACCGGAAGGGCATTTGGAGCTACCTCATCACAGTCAGCTTAGTGGAGATCTACAATGAAGTG CTCAGGGATCTCCTCAGTAAGGATCCCAGTGAGAAGTTGGAAATCAAGATAAATCCTGATGGGAGTGGGCAGCTGCATGTCCCGGGGCTGAGGGTCATCGAGGTGAAGAGCTTTCAGCACATCAAGAAG ATTCTGGCTCTGGGCCAAAGGAACCGGATCACTCATGGCACCAAGATGAACCAGCACAGCTCCCGCTCACACGCTCTGCTCACCATCACCGTGACTGGCACTGACCTCACCAGCGAAGCCAGGACTACTG GGAAGCTGAACTTGGTGGACCTGGCTGGTTCAGAGCGTGTGTGGAAGTCAGGGGCAGAGGGAGATAGGCTGAAGGAAGCTCAGAACATTAACCGCTCCCTGCTGGCTCTTGGGGATGTTATCCAGGCACTGAGAGCCAAGCAGACACACGTCCCCTTCCGAAACTCCAGACTCACCTACCTGCTCCAGGACTCGCTTGGCAAGGGCAATAAGACAGTGATGGTGGTGCAG ATCTCCTCACTGGAGTCGAATGTGGGTGAGACGATGTGCTCCCTGAAGTTTGCACAGAGAGTCTGTAAAGTGGAGCTCGGCCCAGCGTCACGGAAAATAGAGTCTCCCGGCAGCTCAGACTTTTTCTCTTAG